In the genome of Myxococcus guangdongensis, the window CTCGGGGCGGCGGCTGCTGGGCGGCGTGTCGTTGGACGTCACGGACCGCAAGGCGATGCAGGCGCAGCTCGTCGTGTCGGACCGGCTGGCCGCGGTGGGCACGCTGGCGGCGGGCGTGGCGCATGAAATCAACAACCCGCTGGCCTTCGTGCTCTCCAACCTGTCGTTCCTCTCCGTGGAGCTGCAGAACGTGACGCGCGAGCTGCCTCCGGGGCGCACGTCCGAGATGGAGGAGGTGCTGCGCGAGGCGGTGGATGGCGCGCACCGGGTGCGGCAGATCGTCCGGGATTTGAGGACCTTCTCGCGCGGGGACGACGAGGTGGCCACCGCGGTCAACCTCCAGGCGGTGCTCGAGTCCGCCATCACCATGGCGCGCGGAGAGCTGAAGATGCGCGCGCAGATCATCCGCGACTTCGGCGACGTGCCTCCGGTGGAGGGCAGCGAGGGCCGCTTCGGTCAGGTGTTCCTCAACCTGCTCATCAACGCCGCGCACGCGATTGCGGAGGGCAAGCCGGAGCAGAACGAGGTGCGCGTGGTGCTGCGCGCCTCGGGAGATCGGGTCATCGTGGAGGTGAGCGACACCGGCGTGGGGATGACGCCGGAGGTGCGCGCGCGCATCTTCGACCCGTTCTTCACCACCAAGCCCGTGGGCGAGGGCACGGGCCTGGGGCTGTCCATCTGCCACGGCATCGTCACCGGCTTCGGCGGCGACATCTCCGTGGAGAGCGAGGTGGGGCGGGGCAGCACCTTCCGCGTCTCCCTGCCGGTGGGGCACCGCGCGCGCGCGTTGGGACGTCCCCCTCCGTTGCACCTGGTGGGCTGAGGCCGACGCTCAGTCGCGTCCGTGGCGGAACAGGGGGTGGAACACGCGGGGCGCCTTCTTCTTGCGCACGCAGCGGGTGTCCGCGCTCATGTAGCAGGCGGAGAACGCGCGGCGGCGGAGGCCCGGGCGGCCACGGCCGGAGCGGTGCCACAGGTGGTTGTGCACCAGGATGACCTCGCCCGCGAGCGCGGGGAGGGGCACCGCGCGGCGCTCCGCGTCCTCGGCGGCCACCTGGTCCGGGGGGATGACGCCGCCCAGCTCCGTGACCAGTCCTCGCCGGTGACTGCCGGGCACGACCTCCAGGCAGCCCCCGTCCTCGGGGGCGTCATCCAGCGCGGTCCACAGCTGGAGCTCGGGCTCCTGGGTGAGCCCCCACAGCCGACCTCCGTCCTGATGCCAGGGCAGGTTGCTGCCGCCGGCCTGGCCCTTGTGGAAGAGGATGGCGCGATACAGGACGATGTCGCCGGGGATGCGCGCGCGGACGAGGCGCTCGAACAGAGGGTTCTCCATCCACGCGAGGAAGCGCGCGTCCTTCTCCAGCTTCTCCAGCTTGCGGTAGTCCAGCGAGGGCCCCTGCCAGCCGAGGCCCAGGGGCGCGTCCTCGTAGCGTCCGGTGGTGGCGTCCGGCTGGAAGAACATGCCGGGGTAGACCACGCGGCCGAGCATCAGGTCGTCCGCCCGCTCGCGCAGGGCCACGAGGCCCTCCTCGCCCAGCACCCTCCCCAGCCGGGCATAGCCATGCTCGGCGTAGTGCGCGAGCACCGAGGTGAGGTCGAGCGCCTGCGCGTCGTCACGAAGCATGCGCCCTCATACCTCGGACCTCGCGGTGGAGGGAGTGTGACGACAGGGCTCCGGACACGCGCGGCTTGCGCGCCCGGCGTCCTCGCACCATGGTGAGGGCGCATGCCCTACCGTCGCACCACGCGCTTCGTCGTCGCTCCGGATGGAACCCGGGTGGCCTGGCATACGCACCTGGGGGAGCTGCTCGAGGAGTCCTCGGACCAGGCGCTCAAGCCACGCGCCACGGTGCTCCTGAGCAATGGCATCGGCTCCTCGGAGAACTTCTGGCGCCACGTCGTCGCCAGCCTGGAGCAGGACCACCGGGTGGTGCACTGGAACTACCGGGGCCATGGCGAAAGCGAGGAGTCGCGCGATGGCGACTACGACTTCTGCGTGCACGTGGGGGACCTGGAGCGCGTCACGGAGGCGGTGATGGCGCTCGGCGACGGACGGCCCCCGCACCAGGTGGCCTACTCGATGGGCGTTCGCGTCCTGCTGGAGCTGTATCGCCGCCGTCCGGACCTGGTGCCGGCGATGACGCTCATCGCGGGGAGCGCGGGAGCGGCGGGCTCGGGGGACGCGGGGCTGGCGGCGCGCGCCCTCCTGGGCACGGCGCGCGAGGCCCTCCGGCTGGCGACGCCCGCGGTGCCCCTGGCGACGCCGGTGGTGCGCGCGTTCCTGGGCAGCCGGCTGGCGTACCCGTTGGCTCGCGCGGTGGGCGCGCTGCGGCCCCGGGCTCCGCGGGACGACATCGACGAGTTCCTGTACGCGCTGCGCACGATGAGCCCCCAGGCTTATTGGCACACGCTGCGCGGGTTCGCGGAGGGGCACGCGTGGGATGTGTTGCCCCATGTCAAGGTGCCGACGCAGATCATCGCCGCGCGTCATGACACCCTCGTCCCTCTGCGGGAGATGGTGCGCATGCGTGACGCGTTGCCACATGCCCATTGGATGTTGGTGGAGGACGCCGGGCACGCGGGATTGTTGGAGGCCGGAACAGAAATCGCCGACGCCGTGCGCGGCTTCCTCATCGACCACGGGCTGCGGCCGGCGGAGGCGCCGTCTTCTTCGTCGTGACGGGAACGATGCTGGTCACGCTCCCTCCGGGCATGGAAAGCTCCGGTGTGCAGGGGGGACGTGCACATGCGACTGCTGCTCGTCGAAGACGAAGTGAAGATGGTGGTGTTGCTCCAGCGGGGACTGGAGGAGGAAGGCCACAGCCTGGAGGTCTGTACCGGCGGACGCGCGGCGTTGGAGCGGGGCCGCGAGGAAGGCTTTGACGTCATCGTCCTCGACTGGGCACTGCCCGAGGTCGACGGGGTCACGTTGCTCAAGCACTGGCGTGGCGTGGGCGTGCGCACGCCGGTGCTGATGCTCACCGCGCGAGGGACCACGCCGGAGAAGGTCACCGGGCTGCGCTCGGGCGCGGACGACTACCTGGTGAAGCCCTTCGATTTCGAGGAGCTGCTGGCCCGGTTGGAGGCGCTGGCGCGGCGTGGGGAGTCCGAGGATGGACCGGTGCGCCTGGGCTCGGTGGTGTTGGATCCACGTCGGCGGGTGCTGGGCCGCTCGGGTCGCGAGGAGTCGCTGACGGCCCGTGAGTTCGCGCTGTTCTCCGCGCTGGCGAAGCATCCGGGCGAGGCGCAGGTGCGCGCGCGGCTGCTCGCGCAGGCGTGGGGCCGGGACTTCGAGGGCCATGGCAACGTGCTCGACGTGTATGTCGGCTATCTGCGCGCGAAGCTGGAGCGCCTGTCGGCCACGGACGTCGCCATCCGCGCGGTGCGGGGCGTGGGCTACAAGCTGACGGTGTCGGAGGCCGTGACACCGTGACGTTGACCCGGCGGCTGTGGCTGCTGGGCGCGCTCGTTCCCGCGTTGGCGATGGTGGTCGCGTTGGGCAGCGCGGCGCGCTTGTTCCGCTATGACCTGGAGCGCTCGTTGGACCGGGCGCTGCTGGCGCAGGCGGCGGTGGAGAGCGCCAGCCTCTTCGACGGACCCGAGCGCAAGGCGCACCTCCACATGACGGGCTCCCCGTTGCTGGAGCAGGTGCGGCCCTTCGCGCCGCACGGTTATCTCCACGGCCCGGATGGCACCCTGGTGGCGCGCTATCCGCCGGGGCTCCAGGTGGATGAGTCCGAGTCGAGGCGGGTTCCCGGTGCGCCCGGGGCGCCGCCACAGCTCGTCACTCGCATCGGGCCGGATGGCGTGCGCTGGCGCGAGGTGCAGGTGGATGTCCGCTCTCCGCAGGGCGCGCCGTACGCGCTGCGACTGTCGGCGTCACTGGGGCAGGTGGATGGCTCGGTGGGGACGTATCACCGGCTGGCGCTCTTCCTCGCGGTGTCGTTGGGGCTGGCCTTGCTGGTGGTGCAGACGTGGCAGGCGCGCAAGCTGTCGCGAAGGCTGGCGGCCATCACCCGACACCTGCGTCGGCTGCGTGAGGGGGACTTCTCGCATGCGCCGGTGGAGGACCCGGCGCGCGATGAAATCGGGCAGCTGCGCGCCGTGCTGGCGGAGGCGACGGAGCGTCTGCGCGGCGCGCGCGAGGCACAGGAGCGGCTGATTGCTGGCGCGGCCCATGAGCTGCGCACGCCGCTGACGCTGATGCGCACGAGCATGGATCTGGC includes:
- a CDS encoding sensor histidine kinase, whose amino-acid sequence is MTLTRRLWLLGALVPALAMVVALGSAARLFRYDLERSLDRALLAQAAVESASLFDGPERKAHLHMTGSPLLEQVRPFAPHGYLHGPDGTLVARYPPGLQVDESESRRVPGAPGAPPQLVTRIGPDGVRWREVQVDVRSPQGAPYALRLSASLGQVDGSVGTYHRLALFLAVSLGLALLVVQTWQARKLSRRLAAITRHLRRLREGDFSHAPVEDPARDEIGQLRAVLAEATERLRGAREAQERLIAGAAHELRTPLTLMRTSMDLALRRERSREELRVGLEEARREVDRLAVLAGNLLDLAVAGRGAWDRKQGDLSRLVAQAVEGARAEAERRGLLIRAELSAPAEALFDAGSLRQAVDNVLSNAMKFSPEGSEIQVRLVREAERYQVRVADAGPGIPLAEHQSVFEPFHRLAGTAHTPGTGLGLSIVREVAEQHGGRAYVALEPRRSGTEVVIELPKGSVEGSARAR
- a CDS encoding phytanoyl-CoA dioxygenase family protein, with product MLRDDAQALDLTSVLAHYAEHGYARLGRVLGEEGLVALRERADDLMLGRVVYPGMFFQPDATTGRYEDAPLGLGWQGPSLDYRKLEKLEKDARFLAWMENPLFERLVRARIPGDIVLYRAILFHKGQAGGSNLPWHQDGGRLWGLTQEPELQLWTALDDAPEDGGCLEVVPGSHRRGLVTELGGVIPPDQVAAEDAERRAVPLPALAGEVILVHNHLWHRSGRGRPGLRRRAFSACYMSADTRCVRKKKAPRVFHPLFRHGRD
- a CDS encoding response regulator transcription factor, encoding MRLLLVEDEVKMVVLLQRGLEEEGHSLEVCTGGRAALERGREEGFDVIVLDWALPEVDGVTLLKHWRGVGVRTPVLMLTARGTTPEKVTGLRSGADDYLVKPFDFEELLARLEALARRGESEDGPVRLGSVVLDPRRRVLGRSGREESLTAREFALFSALAKHPGEAQVRARLLAQAWGRDFEGHGNVLDVYVGYLRAKLERLSATDVAIRAVRGVGYKLTVSEAVTP
- a CDS encoding alpha/beta fold hydrolase, whose protein sequence is MPYRRTTRFVVAPDGTRVAWHTHLGELLEESSDQALKPRATVLLSNGIGSSENFWRHVVASLEQDHRVVHWNYRGHGESEESRDGDYDFCVHVGDLERVTEAVMALGDGRPPHQVAYSMGVRVLLELYRRRPDLVPAMTLIAGSAGAAGSGDAGLAARALLGTAREALRLATPAVPLATPVVRAFLGSRLAYPLARAVGALRPRAPRDDIDEFLYALRTMSPQAYWHTLRGFAEGHAWDVLPHVKVPTQIIAARHDTLVPLREMVRMRDALPHAHWMLVEDAGHAGLLEAGTEIADAVRGFLIDHGLRPAEAPSSSS